The following coding sequences lie in one Candidatus Methylomirabilis lanthanidiphila genomic window:
- a CDS encoding Histidine kinase yields the protein MVQDRVHRRDRVTMIGKHAELREELLRYFSAHGERLRREWVRRMRTQGLLDGLALDEIDAESGVLLTIFRECLESGKYNAAVTYVHLRARQGVLGGQTPEQIIDRLAILHEVCRHSLFRRYRENVDRLAGLLDLYAPVAHRLQTLITLAFVEERERTSKREMNQLRMLVRAGMILSAKLSLEEVLQRIVNMACKLMSAKYAALGVLDGKGGLSRFITAGIDESARQAIGPPPVGKGILGVLVREGRPLRLKNLTADPRAHGFPPHHPAMHSFLGVPVVSKGKVLGNLYVTEKQGAGEFSEEDETMAITLATQAAIALENASLYAELRRSYDELKQSQQLLVRQEKLASLGRLAAGLAHELNNPLSSVAGFAEALQRRVETVEIGDPTVLAEWGQYVAMIQDEVARAAAIVRRLLDFARQREPAFSFVDLYDVVLHAVSFVERQASLENQRIVVDPFPDGRMVRADAQMLQQVFLNLLTNALDAIESGGEIHIDARHRREVVEPACEQIWLDVCVADTGSGISPENLSKVFDPFFTTKEVGKGTGLGLAISQSIVEQHKGSIEVRSKGVGTGTVIIVSLPLADRTEMDSKRPDPRRTGGEDGSRE from the coding sequence ATGGTACAGGACAGAGTACACCGGAGAGACAGGGTAACGATGATTGGGAAGCACGCTGAACTGCGTGAAGAGCTCCTGAGATACTTTTCGGCGCATGGCGAACGGCTCCGGCGAGAGTGGGTGCGTCGGATGAGAACACAAGGTCTGCTGGATGGCCTCGCCCTTGATGAGATTGACGCCGAATCCGGCGTTCTCTTGACCATCTTTCGGGAGTGCTTAGAGAGCGGGAAGTATAATGCGGCCGTGACCTACGTCCATCTCAGGGCGCGACAGGGGGTGCTTGGAGGACAGACCCCGGAGCAGATCATCGATCGCCTGGCGATATTGCACGAGGTATGCAGGCACTCGCTCTTCAGAAGGTATCGGGAGAACGTGGACCGGCTGGCCGGGCTGCTTGATCTCTACGCCCCCGTAGCCCACCGTCTCCAGACCCTGATCACGCTCGCGTTTGTGGAGGAACGGGAGCGGACGAGCAAACGGGAGATGAACCAGCTTCGGATGCTTGTACGGGCAGGCATGATTCTCAGCGCGAAGCTTTCCCTTGAAGAGGTATTGCAGCGCATCGTCAACATGGCCTGCAAGTTGATGAGCGCCAAATACGCCGCCCTCGGCGTCTTAGACGGAAAGGGCGGCCTCAGCCGGTTCATCACGGCGGGCATTGACGAGAGCGCCAGGCAGGCCATCGGTCCTCCGCCGGTCGGAAAGGGGATCCTGGGCGTCCTGGTGCGCGAGGGGAGGCCCCTGCGTCTGAAGAACCTGACGGCGGACCCGCGCGCGCATGGGTTCCCACCCCACCATCCTGCCATGCACTCCTTCCTGGGTGTGCCCGTCGTATCGAAAGGAAAAGTCCTTGGCAACCTCTACGTCACGGAGAAGCAGGGCGCCGGCGAGTTCAGTGAAGAGGATGAAACCATGGCCATCACCTTGGCCACGCAGGCCGCCATCGCGCTTGAGAACGCCAGTTTGTATGCGGAGTTGCGCCGCTCATACGACGAGTTGAAACAGTCGCAGCAGTTGCTGGTGCGGCAGGAAAAGCTCGCGTCGCTTGGTCGATTGGCTGCCGGCCTGGCCCATGAATTGAATAACCCCCTCTCCTCGGTGGCGGGGTTTGCCGAGGCCCTTCAACGGCGCGTCGAGACCGTGGAGATCGGCGACCCTACCGTCCTCGCAGAGTGGGGGCAGTATGTCGCGATGATCCAAGACGAGGTCGCCCGCGCGGCGGCGATTGTCCGCCGCCTGCTCGACTTCGCGCGGCAGCGCGAGCCCGCCTTCAGCTTCGTGGATCTGTATGACGTCGTATTGCACGCGGTGTCGTTTGTCGAGCGGCAAGCCAGCCTCGAAAATCAGCGGATCGTCGTAGACCCGTTTCCTGATGGGCGTATGGTCCGGGCCGACGCGCAGATGCTTCAGCAGGTCTTCCTCAACCTTCTGACCAATGCGCTCGATGCGATCGAGAGCGGCGGGGAGATTCACATCGACGCGCGTCACCGTCGGGAGGTCGTCGAACCGGCTTGTGAACAGATATGGCTCGATGTGTGTGTGGCCGATACGGGCAGCGGGATCTCGCCGGAGAACCTTTCGAAGGTCTTTGATCCTTTCTTTACCACGAAAGAGGTGGGCAAGGGGACGGGCCTCGGTCTTGCCATCAGCCAGAGCATCGTCGAACAGCACAAAGGCAGCATTGAGGTGCGCAGCAAGGGGGTCGGCACGGGCACGGTCATCATCGTCAGCCTGCCGCTCGCCGACCGCACCGAGATGGATAGCAAGCGACCCGATCCTCGGAGGACTGGGGGTGAAGATGGTTCACGCGAGTGA